CAGGTATAAGCAATGTTAGACAATAATCAGTCATAGAGAGGATGCTACCAATCGTGAAGTCCTGCAATGGTGGTGGAGGAAGCTACAATAAAAAGCTGACGGCAAGAAGAAATATGttatttagctccaattttgaacaaAATCCTTAATTTTGAGTTTGTTTTAGGGTTGCTCCTTTACTTTATTCTTTCAATTATGCCCTTTTGACAACTATTTAATTTTGACTTGATCAATAGTTTATTttgatcaaattttgactgaTATAATTTAAACCAAGTTTGACTTTGATAATTCCTAATTTTGACCTATTGCACTTGGTTATTAAGCTAATTAAAGTATTGACTATCTTAATTtggttaaattttaatttttgattgagCCTCAATTTTGGTCAatcctcaaaattttttttttactagatttgattctaaatatattttatttacttgATTAGATTTAGATTCCATCAATCTTGTTTGACCAAATttgaagaaaattaaattttgacTAATGTTTTACTTTGGTtaactctattttgttgatgTTTAGTCAAAATCTACCGGCTCATTTTTGGATTGCCCAATGGGCTTGCTCAATTAAATAAGGTTGATTGGAATAATTTAAGGTTCAATTCTGAAttataaaaactataaattatgaatTTCTATTATGGCTTTCTCATATGACATATTGGTAAAATTTTATTACTTGTGATTCTTAAATTTGTGTAGTTATTCACATACATATGTTTgacattatgaaataatatttattttttttatataaaggtatgatttatgtttatcatgattatagttatcatataagttttttttatattaattaaaattaaataattattatgatcattgttttattattattgaattatttctaCATaaacttaatttaaaaaaaattagtgaatattatttgtaacttatatcctaagttttatctaactaGTAACTATTAAAGTAGCATGAGATGGTAGGTTATGGGATGCAAATTATAATAACTATTTtaccatttataaaatattttaaattatattttatattattatattggtttTATAGTTGCCAAAAAGGTTTGgactaataaatttataatattacatCAAGGAATTAGTCGTAAATGGTATTAAACAAATAATATACATAGTGACAcacataattataaaatataatcccAAAGAAGAATTTACTTTGAATATGTGATAGGgtaatatgatattattttagatattttttcgtTTAGGATTGAATACATATAGATAATAACATCATTCCACATGAATGATACAAGTCCTCCATAATTCTTATGCATATGTAATTAAAAGTTTATTATATGTTCAAATATATATCAAATCAGATATTAGTCTTATAATTAGAATACTAGTTAATATTAAAGTTACCTAGgaatgaaatattaaaaattattaaaaaaaaaaaagataacaggTTATCGATAAAggataaaagattatatgctcatatatcAGAAAATAAATCGGTTTGAAAtgatgaaagattatatgctcatatatcAGAAACCAAATCAGTTTGAAatgatgaaattttaaatattataaattatcccGATAGTAAAAATTTCATTATATAATTTATGTTTAAGTTAGACTTATTGACTTCATTTTAAATTTGCGTATATGAGTACTTTTCaaaattttagaatccaattgaataaaattaattttaaatcttagattatatgatcatatttaattaattaagatatattatagatatgattggattttagTTATAGTTATCGACTAATAGATAGAAAAAAAGTGGATGGATTCTTTAAGAGATAATGTGGACTTTTACCTTCCTAAAACATTTGTTTTAGATTTACGATTCTTGATTCTAATCCTGacgttaaatttttttttatttcttttttacttGCTGTTTGTTTTTAGATCTCTTCTTCCATATTTGATGTTCTCATGTGTTTGCTGCCATCCATGTAGCCTGGAGTTCTGGTTCTACATGTTCCTCATCGTGTTGGCAGGCAACCTGAGGAATGCTCAGGTAGCAGTGGCTGCTATATCAATATGGTTAGTCCCTGACGGTCGATAAGCTTCCATCTTCTCTATCAAGAAATCCCATAATTTACCTGTCGACATTCCTGTTGCAGCATAAACTTGTACGGGTGGGAGATGATGGTGTTCTTCGGCTTCAATGCCGCCATCAGGTGATCCCGGACTAGCCTTCCTTCCtttatacattcttcttggttgtgtTGAAAGCCGATGATGATGGATCTGTCAGCGTGAGGATATCGAACGAGCTTGGAGCAGGCAGGCCGAGAGCGGCTAAGTTCTCGATACTGGTGGTCATCATGTCCTCCGTCGTGTTCGGCCTCGTCTTCTTTTCCCTGGTCTTGGTTCTCCAGGACGTTTACGGGGTTCCCTTCACCAACAGCCCTGACGTAGTTGCTGCAGTCACTGACCTCGCGGTGGTCTTCGCATTCACACTCCTCCTCAGCAGCGTCCAACCAGTTCTAACAGGTTTAGCATCGGAAGCCATTCCCCCATTGTGTCTTCACTTCTATCAACACTACTTCAACTCGTGGACTCCGTGTTCAGGTGTGGCAGTAGGAGCTGGATGGCAGACATTGGTGGCTTATATCAATTTGGGATGTTATTATCTGGTGGGCATTCCAGTAGGCTGCCTGTTGGCGTATTATTTTGATCTAGGAGTGAAGGTAACCTTGCAGTTGTTGTACTGCTTTATCTTCTCTACTcttgtttcttcttccttctcctcccttCTACCTTACTTTGTCATGGCTACTCCATCATCTCCTCGTTGAGCTCAGGGTATGTGGAGTGGCATGCTAACAGGCGTAGGATTACAGACCTTGGTACTCATTGGGGTTACTGTAGGCACAAACTGGGACAAGgaggtcatctctctctctctctattcatgTATCCATCTCTGTATCTGAATAATCTTGACTTCTGACCGTGGCAGGCAATGGAAGCAGAATCTCGAATAAAGAAGTGGGGAGGGTCTGTGGATGAACCAACAAACAAAGATTGATTAATTAGGAGAAAGATTAAATGTAGAATGTCCACAAGGAATGTGAATGCTTGCATAAAGAGAGTGTGGCTGGATCAAGTTCCTAGATTGTTTATCACTCTTTGAACTACTTGCTTTTATGGTACGTAAAAATCTCATGGTCTTACCAAAGAGAAATAAACATGAACATATTGCATTTTCTAAGGATATTGGgatcatttttgagctccaatgcCTTGGGAGCTTCCTGTATTACTATGCAAATTCTTTTATTACGAGGAAGCCACAGCATATATATCCATCCCTTTGAAGCCAGTAGTTTTCATATCTATTCTTCTATATTTATGTTTAGTATATATATCTCTCTTCAAAACCTAATAAATTGTGTTTACTGTTGTACTTAATCTTCATTGAGCTAACTGTTAGATGAAACTCTACTTTACATTGATTTTATGCAAACTCATTATTATGCCAAAAGTATGAGTATTTTAAGTATTCCATAGGTTTATATGACTGATGGGATCATGTATGTATTGTAGGGGAATTATGCTATGAATCTTATTTTGTCtacctatatattttttttcttaatttcttttgCATGACTAATGTtatacatattcaagatgtttgataATGTAGAGGGTTCAAATATGATAAAATTAACTTCCGGACTAATCACAGTTTGGGTGTTGGGAAGATAAGGATTCAATAAATAACCTTGTAAAGTTATACAGAGGGTATGTCTCACAAAAGCTATTTTGATGCATAAATTAATAATAGATTTGAGGATTCAAATATATAATGATTGAATAGTAGAGTTTTCCCTTTCAAGGATATACTTGAAGGCTTTTATGACACGTGGCTATCGAGTTCACTAATGTCAAAAATAATTATGTTAATTTCTTATCCATTATTAAGCTATAAGATCATATATTAAATCATCGGGGGGCTATGGTTATGGGGTAATAACGTACCTTAGTCGGGATTATCAATTGTTGTCTTAACCAACTAAGTCATTTATTGTTGTAAAGTTAGCATCTTTATCAACGTCACATCATCGAccgtataaaataaaatttttattgatatatcaggttcaataattatgatttatcaacttttatatgataatttaattatatattttttctatagATCAGtgagtgaatcaatctcattataatatttttaataatataaaaaatattgtaacataatgatatatttaaaaaatataacataatattttaGTACTGTTATTACTAAAAAAAACTATAATATAacataaaaacattataattggATCGAAGCCAatccattaagaaaaaaaaatagaaaaagacaTAAGTAGTTGAGTATCAAATTAAGGATATCCTAAGttataagataaaaaatataaaataaaaataaaaaatattttttcgaaatattttcgaaataatatatatatatatatatattccccggAATACGGAATTCTCCTTATTGGCAAGAAAAGATGACAAGTGTCACTCCCGCGAGAAACGACAAGACGCAACACCAAAACGGCATGCTTTCCTATACTGAACCCAAACCAACACACGTATAAACCATACAGTGGTCGAGCggcaccttccttcctccctcccGCAGACGCCTACCGCAATAACCACCACCTAAAACGACTCGTCTGGCTCCAATTCTCTCTTCTTGTGTGACAAGAAGTCGCATCGAATCGAAATATCCCAACTCCCATGATTCATTCGTACCCCGTTTGATCCCTTCTTCCTCGATTCCCATGGCCTCCCCCGCCCTtggactcctcctcctcctcctggccGCCGCGCTGATCCCCGCGCCGGCCTCCGCAATCGGGTTCCAGTTACACCACCGGTTCTCCGACCGCGTGCGGCGGTGGGCGGAGGGGCGTGCCGTGCCCGGCGCGTGGTGGCCGGAGAAGGGCACCGCCGAGTACTACAAGGCCCTCGCCCACCACGACCGCGCCCTTCGCGGCCGCGCcctcgccgccgcctcctccgacCTCTCCTTCGCCGACGGCAACGCGACCGTCCGACTCAGCTCCTTGGGATTGTACGTCGTCCCTCTCTTGTTTCGCTCTGCTTGATTTGAAGAATTGGTACTGGGTGTTCGAAGGTTGGATCTTTTAAACGTCTCGTTGTGTGCTTTGATCTGATTGCCCCCCTGGGTTTGGGGATTTTGTCTTGATGATCAGCTTGCATTACGCGATCGTTTCTTTGGGGACGCCCAACATGACGTTTCTGGTGGCGTTGGATACTGGGAGTGATCTGTTCTGGGTGCCCTGTGATTGCAAACAATGCGCGCCTACCACCTCCCCTGATTTTGGTGTAAGCCTTCTGATTTCTGCTATCTTTTTTTTCATGTTCCAAATTCTCTTTGGTAGCTCTTTTTTTATCTTGTCTATGGATCTTCTTTGTGAGTAGCTTCTTTTCTGATGAACATCCTCTTAGGTAGAGTTTTTAACTTAAGATATGATTTCTTCTTTCTTATCATAAGATTGGACGAGGTGTAGTTGGTTTGCAATCATCTTTTACAAAACAATTGGATCAAAAATTTCGTTGTTGTTGCTACATCAGTCTTGTAATACCAGCAAGTCCATACTCAAAATTAATTGCAATTTAGAACCCTAACTATGGTAGAGGTGAGAAAAGTGGAACAGTTACTGTAAGTTCTGGATTAGAGACCTACACTTTTCAGTATATAGATTCGAAGTCTTAAGCTAAACAATATGTTCTAATCACTTGCATGTGATTTAATCTTCCTTGTTATTCTTGACTACAATCCCTTCGAGTTAGTCCATGGTCACAATGAAAGATGAGACACTACAATCCCTTCAGGTTAGACCATGGTCACAAAGGTTTTACGAATTTGGCCTGGTGTTACCATTTGTTTCTGGATAATCCTAGACATAGTTCTGCGTCATTATTACAATGCATGATAACATGTAGATGTAATTCCTAATATGACAAGGACATTAGTGTTCTGTGTGGAGTATCCTGTTAATTTGCAAAAATGCTCATCAGAAAATGCATTTAAAGCACTTCTGCTtgctttcagatttttttttctttctatgttGGCTAGTATTCTTCCTTATGATTTTTGTGGTCGGAGTAAGTTTTAGACACATCATTGTTTTATTACTACCGATATTATCTCATTAATGAAAATTTTTCCATGTATTTCTGGTTGATATATTCTGTACTCCTTTGTTTGTACTGATAAATAACCCCAGTTCCATATAAAGTTTATATCTCCAAACCTACTTGTTCCTCTCGTTCTGTGCATCTTATTTTTCAAACACTTTATTGCAGCAGAATGTATCTTTTAACATCTACAGTCCTAATGCATCATCAACGAGCAAGAAGGTTTTATGCAGCAATGGCTTATGTGACCTCCAAAACCGGACCTCATGCACTGCAGAAGCCAGCAATTGCCCTTATGTTGTTCAGTATGTATCTGCTAATACCTCATCTTCTGGAATTTTGGTTGaggatattttgtacttgatgacCGAGGATGCTGCACCTCAAATCATTAAAGCACCGATTGTTTTCGGGTACTGTTGTCTTCGTTTTAAATCATTTCAGTTCACCAGAAATCCATATTCCTATCTCTTCCCTCCAATCCTAATTATTCTTTGGTTGGCTAATGTAGATGTGGAGAAATTCAAACTGGTTCTTTTCTAGAACGTGCAGCTCCAAATGGTCTGTTTGGGCTAGGAATGGAGAAGATATCTGTCCCTAGCATCTTATCCAGTCAAGGGCTTGCTTCAAACTCTTTTTCCATGTGCTTCGGAGATGATGGCACCGGGAGGATACATTTCGGAGACAAAGGTAGCTTAGACCAACAAGAAACTCCATTTGTTATAGACAAGAGTTTGTAAGTGCCTTTGTTAGATATGTGTGGTTTGCATTCTTATTTACAAGAGTAActcttatttttcttttgtgtttttctttttccCCAGTGCTTCTTATATGATCAACATAACTGGAGCCACAGTAGGAAATGATTCTATAACTGCTATTCTTAGTGCTCTTGTCGACTCGGGTACCTCATTCACATATTTGGCTGATCCCCTGTATACCAAGCTAACTCAGAGTGTAAGATAAATTCTCACTGATGATCTGGAAGCATGCCCCATTCTTTGCTGATTTGTAGTAACTCATAAATACCTTTCCTTGTTACAGTTCAAAGCACAAGTTCAAGAGCAACGGCTCAATCCTGATCCAGATGTCCCTTTCGAATTTTGTTTTGATGTCAGGTAATTAAAATGATCCGAGACGTAGAGATGTTTTACATGTTTATTTTAGATGACACCTTAATTTTATTTTCCAATTCCTACTGCAGTCCTACTCAAACTACAATCTCACTACCTGAAATAAATTTAACAACAAGAGGCGGAAGCATTTTTCCTGTAAATGATCCAATATTTTTGTTTAGTTTACAGGTAAAGTATAAACATATCATATTTCATCCAGATTCATGGATATTTTATAAGTTCTCCTGATCTTTGTGATGTGCAGCAAAATGAATACTTCTATTGTTTGGCCATTATGAAGAGCAATGGACTGAA
The DNA window shown above is from Musa acuminata AAA Group cultivar baxijiao chromosome BXJ2-4, Cavendish_Baxijiao_AAA, whole genome shotgun sequence and carries:
- the LOC103980650 gene encoding aspartyl protease family protein 1 isoform X1, coding for MASPALGLLLLLLAAALIPAPASAIGFQLHHRFSDRVRRWAEGRAVPGAWWPEKGTAEYYKALAHHDRALRGRALAAASSDLSFADGNATVRLSSLGFLHYAIVSLGTPNMTFLVALDTGSDLFWVPCDCKQCAPTTSPDFGQNVSFNIYSPNASSTSKKVLCSNGLCDLQNRTSCTAEASNCPYVVQYVSANTSSSGILVEDILYLMTEDAAPQIIKAPIVFGCGEIQTGSFLERAAPNGLFGLGMEKISVPSILSSQGLASNSFSMCFGDDGTGRIHFGDKGSLDQQETPFVIDKSFASYMINITGATVGNDSITAILSALVDSGTSFTYLADPLYTKLTQSFKAQVQEQRLNPDPDVPFEFCFDVSPTQTTISLPEINLTTRGGSIFPVNDPIFLFSLQQNEYFYCLAIMKSNGLNIIGQNFMAGLRIVFDRERLTLGWKNFDCSDTTKTTKGGMNSTRANATQVTMPKPPSNSSTQKKLTSSLFSLLLLSSTIL
- the LOC103980650 gene encoding aspartyl protease family protein 1 isoform X3, encoding MASPALGLLLLLLAAALIPAPASAIGFQLHHRFSDRVRRWAEGRAVPGAWWPEKGTAEYYKALAHHDRALRGRALAAASSDLSFADGNATVRLSSLGFLHYAIVSLGTPNMTFLVALDTGSDLFWVPCDCKQCAPTTSPDFGQNVSFNIYSPNASSTSKKVLCSNGLCDLQNRTSCTAEASNCPYVVQYVSANTSSSGILVEDILYLMTEDAAPQIIKAPIVFGCGEIQTGSFLERAAPNGLFGLGMEKISVPSILSSQGLASNSFSMCFGDDGTGRIHFGDKGSLDQQETPFVIDKSFASYMINITGATVGNDSITAILSALVDSGTSFTYLADPLYTKLTQSFKAQVQEQRLNPDPDVPFEFCFDVSPTQTTISLPEINLTTRGGSIFPVNDPIFLFSLQQNEYFYCLAIMKSNGLNIIGQNFMAGLRIVFDRERLTLGWKNFDLTLPRQPKAA
- the LOC103980650 gene encoding aspartyl protease family protein 1 isoform X2, whose amino-acid sequence is MASPALGLLLLLLAAALIPAPASAIGFQLHHRFSDRVRRWAEGRAVPGAWWPEKGTAEYYKALAHHDRALRGRALAAASSDLSFADGNATVRLSSLGFLHYAIVSLGTPNMTFLVALDTGSDLFWVPCDCKQCAPTTSPDFGNVSFNIYSPNASSTSKKVLCSNGLCDLQNRTSCTAEASNCPYVVQYVSANTSSSGILVEDILYLMTEDAAPQIIKAPIVFGCGEIQTGSFLERAAPNGLFGLGMEKISVPSILSSQGLASNSFSMCFGDDGTGRIHFGDKGSLDQQETPFVIDKSFASYMINITGATVGNDSITAILSALVDSGTSFTYLADPLYTKLTQSFKAQVQEQRLNPDPDVPFEFCFDVSPTQTTISLPEINLTTRGGSIFPVNDPIFLFSLQQNEYFYCLAIMKSNGLNIIGQNFMAGLRIVFDRERLTLGWKNFDCSDTTKTTKGGMNSTRANATQVTMPKPPSNSSTQKKLTSSLFSLLLLSSTIL